A section of the Pirellulales bacterium genome encodes:
- the rplI gene encoding 50S ribosomal protein L9: protein MPSKSSTKPARRNKRLARGPHGGIELLLIQSVDHLGKQGDVVSVKPGYARNYLLPQGLAAIATDHHKRMIEKHKARLQEIQNQRLVGLRTLADQLARQSITIEANANEEGHLYGSVGAGDIVSALKRSEVTVTSDQVRLKGPLKELGLYTVNIHLGHEIEAELKV from the coding sequence ATGCCCTCAAAATCTTCGACCAAACCCGCCCGTCGCAACAAGCGTCTGGCCCGCGGCCCGCACGGCGGCATCGAGCTGCTGCTGATTCAGTCCGTCGATCACCTCGGCAAGCAGGGCGACGTGGTCTCGGTCAAACCGGGCTACGCCCGAAATTATCTTTTGCCGCAAGGTCTGGCGGCGATCGCCACCGACCATCACAAACGGATGATCGAAAAGCACAAGGCCCGGCTGCAAGAGATCCAGAACCAGCGATTGGTCGGTCTGCGCACCTTGGCCGATCAGCTCGCGCGGCAAAGCATCACGATCGAAGCCAATGCCAACGAAGAAGGCCATCTCTACGGCTCGGTCGGCGCCGGCGACATCGTGAGCGCCCTGAAGCGGAGCGAGGTCACCGTCACTTCCGATCAGGTGCGGCTCAAAGGGCCGCTGAAGGAACTGGGGTTGTACACCGTCAACATCCATCTCGGTCACGAAATTGAAGCCGAGTTGAAGGTCT
- the ssb gene encoding single-stranded DNA-binding protein has translation MASFNRVILVGNLTRDPELRYIPSGTAVTEIGLAVNNRRKTPNGDWAEEPVFVDVTLWERNAEVAAEYLRKGSPVLIEGHLKMDQWQDKNTGDKRSKLKVVGERLQLLGTKGGSGAGGAKPAQRGGFDEAEYGAPSESYAEPSGAPTQPPADDIPF, from the coding sequence ATGGCGAGCTTCAATCGAGTCATCCTGGTAGGCAACTTGACGCGCGACCCCGAGTTGCGCTACATTCCCAGCGGAACGGCGGTCACCGAGATCGGGCTGGCCGTCAACAATCGCCGCAAGACTCCCAACGGCGACTGGGCTGAGGAGCCAGTTTTTGTGGATGTCACCTTATGGGAGCGAAACGCGGAGGTGGCGGCGGAATACCTTCGCAAGGGGTCGCCCGTGCTCATCGAAGGGCACCTCAAAATGGATCAATGGCAGGATAAGAACACGGGCGACAAGCGTTCCAAGCTCAAAGTCGTCGGGGAGCGATTGCAACTGCTTGGGACGAAGGGCGGAAGCGGCGCAGGAGGCGCCAAGCCAGCCCAGCGCGGCGGTTTCGACGAGGCCGAATACGGAGCGCCCTCGGAAAGCTATGCCGAACCCAGCGGCGCTCCGACGCAGCCGCCCGCAGATGATATTCCATTCTAG
- the rpsF gene encoding 30S ribosomal protein S6 — MALNVYEGLFLFDSNRYSRDPGGVSAQVADFVQKLGGEMLVSRLWEERRLAYPVNGQRKGTYWLTYFRMDGKQLTTLERDCQLSESIMRSLVIRIDPRIVDALVSHATAVSGEKARKAEEKEEKDKDVVSEVVEEVPEMEEVGDVS; from the coding sequence TTGGCCTTGAACGTTTACGAAGGATTGTTCCTTTTCGATTCGAACCGCTATAGCCGCGATCCCGGCGGAGTGTCGGCGCAGGTCGCCGATTTTGTCCAGAAACTGGGGGGCGAGATGCTCGTCAGCCGCTTGTGGGAAGAGCGCCGCCTGGCGTATCCGGTCAACGGGCAGCGGAAGGGGACGTATTGGCTGACGTATTTCCGGATGGACGGCAAACAGTTGACGACGCTCGAGCGTGATTGTCAATTGAGCGAGAGCATCATGCGTTCCTTGGTCATCCGCATCGACCCGCGCATCGTCGACGCGCTGGTCAGCCATGCCACGGCCGTGTCCGGCGAGAAGGCCCGCAAAGCCGAGGAGAAGGAAGAGAAGGATAAGGATGTCGTGAGCGAGGTCGTGGAAGAAGTGCCGGAGATGGAAGAGGTCGGCGACGTAAGCTAG
- the pth gene encoding aminoacyl-tRNA hydrolase — MKLVVGLGNPGRKYQATRHNIGYEVLGNLARRFANGPAKSAFQGEVADAELGGQRALLLWPHTFMNRSGASVVLARDFYKLENSELLVVCDDFNLPLARLRARSKGSSGGQKGLEDIIRALGTDELARLRVGIGSPPEGWDPVNYVLGNFGKDEREEVELAVVRAADAVVVWAREGIGPCMNQYNV, encoded by the coding sequence ATGAAATTGGTGGTGGGGCTGGGCAATCCCGGCCGAAAGTACCAGGCCACCCGGCACAATATTGGCTACGAAGTGTTGGGGAACCTGGCGCGCCGGTTTGCCAACGGACCGGCCAAATCGGCCTTTCAGGGCGAAGTGGCCGACGCCGAGTTGGGCGGCCAGCGGGCTTTGCTGTTGTGGCCGCACACGTTTATGAACCGCAGCGGCGCCAGCGTGGTGCTGGCCCGCGACTTTTATAAGCTGGAAAACAGCGAGTTGCTCGTCGTGTGCGACGACTTCAACTTGCCTTTGGCCCGGCTGCGGGCAAGAAGCAAGGGGTCGTCGGGCGGACAAAAGGGGCTGGAAGACATCATTCGTGCCTTGGGCACCGATGAGTTGGCTCGCTTGAGGGTGGGCATCGGTTCGCCGCCCGAAGGATGGGATCCGGTCAACTACGTGCTGGGGAACTTCGGCAAAGACGAACGGGAAGAGGTGGAACTGGCGGTGGTCCGGGCGGCCGACGCCGTGGTGGTCTGGGCCCGTGAGGGTATCGGGCCGTGCATGAATCAATATAATGTATGA
- a CDS encoding 50S ribosomal protein L25 produces MSEVLKVEVRSGKGKRHTRRLRQLGAVPAILYGHGEASLSLSVPVDQVRSAVRHGARVVDLDGAVKEKAFIRDLQWDTFGLEVLHMDLTRVSADEKVEVEVVVELRGEAPGVKEGGIVSQFVHQVDVECLVTAIPEKLSLRINGLGLDHSLTAADIELPPGTTLVTPGETVIAQCVLPKAEEEAAALPSEGAEPELIGRKAGEEEGEES; encoded by the coding sequence ATGTCGGAAGTTTTGAAAGTCGAAGTACGCAGTGGCAAAGGCAAGCGGCACACGCGCCGCTTGCGTCAGTTGGGGGCGGTGCCGGCCATTTTGTACGGGCACGGCGAAGCGAGCCTCAGCCTCTCGGTGCCCGTGGACCAGGTGAGATCGGCCGTGCGGCACGGCGCCCGCGTGGTCGACCTGGACGGCGCCGTCAAAGAAAAGGCGTTCATCCGCGACCTGCAATGGGACACGTTCGGTCTGGAAGTGCTGCACATGGACCTGACCCGCGTCTCGGCCGACGAGAAGGTCGAGGTCGAAGTCGTGGTCGAGCTGCGCGGCGAAGCACCGGGCGTGAAAGAGGGCGGCATTGTCAGCCAGTTCGTTCACCAAGTGGACGTCGAGTGCCTCGTGACGGCGATCCCTGAAAAACTCAGCCTGCGCATCAATGGCTTGGGCCTTGACCACTCGCTCACCGCGGCCGACATCGAGCTGCCGCCCGGCACGACGCTGGTGACGCCGGGCGAAACGGTGATCGCGCAGTGCGTGCTGCCGAAGGCCGAGGAAGAAGCCGCCGCGCTGCCGAGCGAGGGCGCCGAACCGGAATTGATCGGACGCAAGGCGGGCGAAGAGGAGGGGGAAGAAAGCTGA
- a CDS encoding glycosyltransferase — protein sequence MSDSDSSLLTWPAPAATQRPDDGVRPAGRPLRVMFVITCMPVGGAETLLVNLARRLDRDRFSPELCCLKYLGPLGEVLAEEIPTFTGLLRHKYDLAVLGRLTRLLRRRQVDAVVTVGTGGDKMFWGRLAAWRAGVGVIASALHSTGLPDHVEWLNRRLAPITDAFIAVAQPHARYLAEHEGCPESKVRVIPNGVDVERFRPLSPDAALRSELGLPPSAPVAAIVAALRPEKNHELFLRSAARVCRSRPDAQFLVIGDGARRAALQVLRDELGLNGHVHFLGTRSDIPQLLSLVDVVLLTSHMEANPVSILEALSCGKPVVATRVGSVPESVHDGENGYLVAPGDESALAARVTELLNHSGLASRLGQAGRRTVVDRWSLERMVSGYEELIEGIYVRKRSRKPTAFSDR from the coding sequence ATGAGCGATTCGGATTCTTCCTTGCTGACCTGGCCCGCGCCCGCTGCGACGCAGCGACCGGATGACGGCGTTCGCCCCGCCGGCCGGCCGTTGCGGGTCATGTTCGTCATCACCTGTATGCCGGTGGGCGGTGCCGAGACGCTCTTGGTCAACCTGGCGCGCAGGCTCGATCGCGACCGGTTCTCGCCGGAACTTTGCTGCCTGAAGTATCTGGGGCCGCTCGGCGAAGTGTTGGCTGAGGAAATCCCCACGTTCACCGGCCTGCTGAGGCACAAATACGATCTGGCGGTTCTAGGCCGCCTGACGCGGTTGCTGCGCCGGCGGCAGGTCGATGCGGTGGTCACGGTGGGCACGGGCGGAGACAAAATGTTTTGGGGACGTCTGGCGGCCTGGCGAGCAGGCGTGGGGGTGATCGCGTCGGCGTTGCACTCGACGGGGCTGCCCGACCACGTGGAATGGCTCAATCGACGTCTGGCCCCGATTACCGACGCCTTCATCGCGGTGGCGCAGCCGCACGCGCGCTATCTGGCCGAACACGAAGGTTGCCCGGAAAGCAAAGTCCGCGTCATTCCCAACGGCGTCGACGTCGAACGTTTCCGTCCGCTTTCGCCGGATGCGGCGTTGCGCAGCGAGCTTGGTCTGCCGCCCTCGGCGCCCGTCGCGGCGATCGTGGCGGCGTTGCGTCCTGAAAAGAACCACGAGCTGTTCCTGCGCTCGGCGGCGCGCGTTTGTCGGTCCCGCCCCGATGCGCAGTTCCTGGTCATCGGCGACGGTGCCCGTCGGGCCGCGCTGCAAGTCTTGCGCGACGAGTTGGGGTTGAACGGCCACGTCCATTTCTTGGGCACGCGCAGCGACATACCGCAACTATTGTCGCTGGTCGACGTGGTGCTGCTGACGTCGCACATGGAGGCCAACCCGGTATCGATTCTCGAAGCGCTTTCGTGCGGCAAGCCGGTGGTCGCCACGCGGGTCGGCTCCGTTCCCGAATCCGTCCACGACGGCGAAAACGGCTACCTGGTTGCGCCGGGCGACGAGTCCGCATTGGCCGCCCGCGTGACGGAGTTACTCAACCATTCGGGACTTGCCTCTCGCCTTGGCCAGGCCGGCCGGCGGACGGTCGTCGATCGCTGGTCGTTGGAGCGGATGGTGTCGGGATACGAGGAATTGATCGAAGGCATTTATGTCCGCAAGCGGAGCCGTAAGCCAACGGCATTCAGCGACAGATAG
- a CDS encoding lipopolysaccharide biosynthesis protein, protein MSPRPQLKTDTLASGVAMLLALTVAQRLVGFARGILFCRWLDVDQLGQWDLAYGFLMLAAPLVVLGLPGSLGRYAEYYRQRGRLKPFLRRTGGGTGLFALVAAAAVAWRRDWLAEVFFNDRRQGAFVALLAVVLMTWIVHTLLVAVFNSLRMTRAVSLLQFCNSLAFAAIGVALLVGFEASARCVVWSFAAAATVSSCVGLAWLFTTWRRIQEEAAPLVDARGEQHLAWRGGPGSSIWRQVLPFAAWVWITNALANTFGLADRWMLIHFSGLSEPAAMEQVGQYHSARVVSLLFLGVAEMIAGLATPHLAHDWEAGRREEVSQKMNLILKLLAMSLYAASVGLLVASPLLFGLAWAGKYATGIALLPWTLIYCAWGSLAVVATNYLWCAERARLASLSLLSGLMVTVALNAWLLPTYGVFGTAWATTAANFVMLALMYLSAWSCGMRFHCGTLIVAAAPVAIAGGPYPAVAVLAGLVVAACRGNWLLTLDEQQTLAAAAKAAWRRCVGAGWAPPDLAETAVGDSQPTI, encoded by the coding sequence ATGTCTCCTCGGCCGCAACTCAAAACTGACACGTTGGCCAGCGGCGTTGCCATGCTGCTGGCGCTGACGGTGGCGCAACGCTTGGTCGGCTTTGCCCGTGGCATCCTGTTTTGCCGCTGGCTCGATGTCGACCAGCTCGGCCAATGGGATTTGGCCTACGGCTTTTTGATGTTGGCTGCGCCGCTGGTCGTGTTGGGGTTGCCAGGCTCGCTCGGCAGGTATGCCGAGTATTACCGGCAGCGAGGACGGCTCAAGCCGTTTTTGCGGCGGACCGGCGGCGGTACCGGCTTGTTCGCGCTCGTCGCGGCGGCGGCGGTTGCCTGGCGGCGCGACTGGCTGGCGGAGGTCTTTTTCAACGACCGACGGCAAGGAGCGTTCGTCGCCTTGCTGGCGGTCGTGCTGATGACTTGGATTGTTCATACGCTGCTGGTCGCCGTGTTCAACTCGTTGCGGATGACGCGCGCCGTGTCGCTATTGCAGTTCTGCAATAGCCTGGCGTTCGCGGCCATCGGCGTCGCTTTGCTGGTCGGTTTCGAGGCCAGCGCTCGGTGCGTCGTCTGGTCGTTCGCGGCGGCAGCCACCGTCTCGAGTTGCGTCGGCCTCGCCTGGCTGTTCACGACTTGGCGCAGGATTCAGGAGGAAGCGGCCCCGCTCGTCGACGCCCGCGGTGAACAGCACCTTGCGTGGCGCGGCGGACCGGGCAGCTCGATCTGGCGGCAGGTGCTTCCCTTCGCCGCATGGGTCTGGATCACCAACGCGCTGGCCAACACCTTCGGACTGGCGGACCGTTGGATGCTGATCCATTTCAGCGGATTGAGCGAGCCGGCGGCGATGGAGCAGGTCGGCCAATACCACAGCGCCCGCGTGGTGTCGCTGCTGTTTCTGGGAGTGGCCGAAATGATCGCCGGGCTGGCCACGCCGCACCTGGCCCACGATTGGGAAGCCGGCCGCCGCGAAGAAGTGTCGCAAAAAATGAACCTGATTCTGAAGCTGCTGGCGATGAGCTTGTACGCGGCGAGCGTCGGCCTGCTGGTCGCTTCGCCGCTCTTGTTCGGCCTGGCCTGGGCCGGCAAATATGCAACCGGAATCGCCCTGCTCCCCTGGACGCTGATCTATTGCGCCTGGGGCTCGCTGGCGGTCGTCGCCACGAACTATCTTTGGTGCGCCGAGCGGGCGCGGCTTGCCAGTCTCTCGTTGTTGTCGGGGCTGATGGTGACCGTGGCGCTCAATGCCTGGCTGCTGCCGACTTACGGGGTCTTCGGCACCGCCTGGGCCACCACCGCCGCGAACTTCGTGATGCTGGCCTTGATGTATCTCTCGGCCTGGTCGTGCGGCATGCGGTTCCACTGCGGCACGCTGATCGTCGCCGCGGCCCCCGTGGCGATCGCGGGCGGGCCATATCCGGCCGTCGCCGTGCTCGCCGGCTTGGTCGTGGCCGCCTGTCGTGGCAACTGGCTTTTGACTCTCGACGAACAGCAGACCTTGGCGGCAGCGGCCAAAGCAGCCTGGCGACGATGTGTGGGTGCGGGGTGGGCACCCCCGGATCTTGCCGAGACCGCGGTGGGTGACTCCCAGCCTACGATTTAG
- a CDS encoding polysaccharide deacetylase family protein: protein MAIHQELGRGDMWKKSLLTLYYYGSLPVRARLNRRRAATGRAPVVVLFYHRVADDRPNDWTCRFDMFARQVRWLKRHFDLVSLAEAQQRLRNGNNPRPAVSITFDDGYAENCQRAIPLLLDEGVPCTYFVSTRHVLEAAPFPHDLARGQPLPPNTIDELREMAAAGIEIGAHTRTHCDLGRINDADILHNEVAVAGRELAEAIGRPVRYFAFPYGQYANLNQLAFQMARHAGYDAICSAYGGYNFPGDDAFHLQRIHADDDMLRFKNWLTIDPRKLNVRRYTLRAASRKSNWPLTTSQHPLITNH, encoded by the coding sequence TTGGCAATCCACCAAGAACTGGGCCGTGGCGACATGTGGAAAAAAAGCCTGCTGACCCTCTATTATTACGGCAGTCTGCCCGTCCGCGCCCGACTCAACCGGCGCCGGGCGGCGACCGGCCGCGCGCCGGTCGTGGTGCTCTTCTATCATCGCGTCGCCGACGATCGCCCGAACGACTGGACCTGTCGGTTCGATATGTTTGCCCGGCAGGTGCGCTGGCTCAAGCGGCACTTCGACCTGGTCTCTCTGGCTGAGGCTCAGCAGCGGCTGCGCAACGGAAACAACCCGCGGCCCGCCGTCAGCATCACGTTCGACGATGGTTACGCCGAGAACTGCCAGCGTGCCATTCCGCTGTTGCTCGACGAAGGCGTGCCCTGCACGTACTTCGTGTCTACCCGGCACGTGTTGGAAGCGGCGCCGTTTCCGCACGATCTCGCCCGCGGGCAGCCTTTGCCGCCGAATACGATCGACGAATTGCGCGAGATGGCCGCGGCCGGCATCGAAATTGGCGCCCATACGCGCACGCATTGCGACTTGGGTCGAATCAACGACGCCGACATCTTGCACAACGAGGTCGCCGTCGCCGGGCGGGAGCTCGCTGAGGCCATCGGCCGGCCCGTACGCTATTTCGCCTTCCCTTACGGACAGTATGCGAATCTGAATCAACTGGCATTTCAAATGGCCCGCCACGCCGGCTACGACGCCATCTGCTCGGCCTATGGCGGCTATAACTTTCCGGGCGACGACGCCTTTCACCTGCAGCGGATTCACGCCGACGACGACATGCTCCGTTTCAAGAACTGGCTGACCATCGATCCGCGCAAGCTGAACGTGCGGCGCTATACGCTACGAGCCGCTTCGCGTAAGAGCAATTGGCCTTTAACCACCAGCCAGCACCCGCTCATCACTAACCACTAA